The proteins below come from a single Chitinophaga pinensis DSM 2588 genomic window:
- a CDS encoding RNA polymerase sigma factor, producing MVGETTAAEDLVQECFIKMWEKKLWKRVNKSLESFLFIMIHNRCLDYVKSEQTQLKRKRRYFINAEQENHSWENPVDERQQRETQLQQWNDFQVTFQQLPPQQQNAFRMFYYDRKSHAEGAKLIGISLNTFRTHLKRAVKKLLHSS from the coding sequence ATGGTAGGAGAAACTACTGCTGCGGAAGATCTTGTGCAGGAATGTTTCATAAAAATGTGGGAAAAGAAACTGTGGAAGCGCGTGAACAAATCGCTCGAGTCGTTCCTGTTCATTATGATCCATAACCGGTGTCTCGACTACGTAAAAAGTGAGCAAACGCAGCTTAAAAGAAAAAGGAGATACTTCATCAACGCTGAGCAGGAAAACCACTCCTGGGAAAACCCGGTTGACGAGCGCCAGCAGCGCGAAACCCAGCTGCAACAATGGAACGATTTTCAGGTAACCTTTCAGCAGTTGCCACCACAGCAGCAAAACGCCTTCCGCATGTTCTACTACGACCGGAAAAGTCACGCCGAAGGTGCCAAACTCATTGGCATATCGCTCAACACCTTTCGCACCCATTTAAAAAGAGCCGTTAAAAAACTCCTTCATTCATCTTAA
- a CDS encoding lanthionine synthetase LanC family protein has product MKTTEPITPSTEENTVQPQATLSNSKVINQHYLITKILRDTPKGSVFKCFYLKGILKSGMCILKSGKRGASMDNWGRDMRDKLKWQEELHRKLQYLVPLPRLLDAFEYRDDYYIAISYINGLSLSKKVHEVGRDFQKQLQMGNKKAIAVLSYLINITEILSRLHHNGYVHRDVTVENFIITKSGKVYIIDMELTYSMKDAMPDPPHKLGTYGYMSPEQLMGTRPTVKEDIFGLGALLFKVLTGIDPNKVVGGPAEELQHKAQFFVTDAILAQLIASCLMPDPKYRPEIREIKNVLEMYRLDITRGRKRPILSPGDNLTEESYITTIIQRTINCMASPLMVKEELWFSERMDMEASQEATLNIAHYPCFSRGVMGVFYLLGICKRAGYDISNHNSIIDNSIDFVVNILQNSFNDLPPGLHFGRAGIAATITLGMDMQLLKPEFDHKKWIIKLLKDDPEELGFMNGIAGIGMAVLMCSAYLPSEDVERKLFQYVNHIIEGQRKSGSWQRINSRGKPEVNIGFAHGSSGIIWFLFDYYEQFGNSDVLKAAETGLKYIIRRSKKRNNGRIDWKSDKENEMDYWWCEGAPGIAMAFLKAYKVTKKQVYKMYATMALNTHESHIVNNNLTQCHGLAGLGEIYLEAYAILNEPEWRERALWIVKALIELKKEHPIYGSYWLLQKKLYPVADFMIGNAGIIHFLVRYLKPREISFPLLRSC; this is encoded by the coding sequence ATGAAAACAACTGAGCCCATAACACCTTCCACTGAGGAAAATACCGTGCAGCCGCAGGCCACGCTATCGAACAGTAAGGTGATAAACCAGCATTATCTCATTACAAAGATCTTAAGAGATACGCCCAAAGGAAGTGTATTTAAATGCTTCTACCTCAAAGGCATTCTGAAAAGTGGTATGTGTATTTTAAAATCAGGTAAACGAGGCGCCAGTATGGACAACTGGGGACGGGATATGAGAGACAAACTGAAATGGCAGGAGGAGTTACATAGAAAGTTACAGTATCTCGTTCCCCTACCTCGTTTGCTGGATGCGTTTGAGTATAGGGACGATTATTATATAGCTATAAGTTATATTAATGGCCTATCACTTTCAAAAAAAGTTCATGAAGTAGGAAGAGATTTTCAAAAGCAGCTGCAAATGGGCAACAAAAAGGCTATTGCAGTTTTATCTTACCTCATAAACATCACTGAAATTTTGAGCCGGCTTCACCACAATGGGTATGTACATCGCGATGTTACTGTCGAAAATTTCATAATAACCAAGTCCGGTAAAGTATATATAATTGATATGGAACTGACTTATTCTATGAAAGATGCTATGCCTGATCCACCTCACAAATTAGGAACCTATGGATATATGTCACCTGAACAGCTTATGGGTACAAGACCAACAGTGAAAGAAGACATTTTCGGCTTAGGAGCATTACTGTTCAAGGTATTGACCGGAATAGACCCCAATAAAGTAGTCGGCGGCCCTGCTGAGGAGTTACAACACAAGGCACAATTTTTCGTGACAGATGCAATACTGGCCCAGTTAATTGCATCGTGCTTAATGCCTGATCCAAAATATAGGCCGGAAATAAGGGAGATCAAAAACGTTTTGGAAATGTATAGATTAGATATAACTCGGGGTAGAAAGCGGCCTATCTTGTCTCCTGGTGATAACCTTACAGAAGAAAGCTATATAACAACGATAATTCAACGCACTATTAATTGCATGGCATCGCCATTAATGGTAAAAGAAGAACTATGGTTTTCTGAGCGCATGGACATGGAAGCCAGTCAGGAAGCAACATTAAACATTGCCCATTACCCTTGCTTCAGCCGGGGAGTAATGGGTGTTTTTTACCTCCTGGGAATATGCAAACGTGCCGGATATGACATCAGTAATCACAATTCCATAATTGACAACAGTATTGATTTTGTTGTCAATATCCTCCAAAATAGTTTCAACGATTTGCCACCCGGACTTCATTTCGGAAGGGCAGGCATTGCAGCAACAATAACTCTGGGAATGGATATGCAGCTGCTTAAACCAGAATTTGATCATAAGAAATGGATCATCAAATTGTTAAAGGATGATCCGGAAGAGTTAGGCTTTATGAATGGCATAGCTGGTATTGGCATGGCAGTATTAATGTGTTCGGCTTATTTGCCTTCAGAGGATGTTGAACGAAAACTATTTCAGTATGTTAATCATATAATAGAGGGTCAGAGAAAAAGTGGAAGTTGGCAGCGCATAAACAGCAGAGGTAAGCCAGAAGTAAATATAGGCTTTGCGCATGGAAGCAGTGGAATTATCTGGTTCCTTTTTGACTATTATGAGCAGTTTGGCAACTCCGATGTATTAAAAGCCGCAGAAACTGGATTAAAATACATCATAAGGAGATCTAAAAAACGAAATAACGGAAGAATTGACTGGAAAAGCGATAAAGAAAATGAAATGGATTACTGGTGGTGTGAAGGAGCGCCCGGTATAGCCATGGCATTTCTGAAGGCTTACAAGGTTACTAAAAAGCAGGTGTATAAAATGTACGCCACGATGGCATTGAATACACATGAATCTCATATCGTTAATAACAACCTTACGCAATGCCATGGCCTGGCTGGCCTGGGTGAAATTTATTTAGAAGCATATGCCATTTTGAATGAGCCAGAATGGCGCGAACGGGCGCTGTGGATTGTGAAAGCATTGATAGAGTTAAAAAAGGAACATCCAATATATGGTTCTTACTGGCTGCTTCAGAAAAAATTATATCCGGTAGCTGACTTCATGATAGGAAACGCAGGAATTATTCATTTCCTGGTTAGGTATTTAAAGCCTCGTGAAATATCATTCCCATTATTACGATCATGTTAA
- a CDS encoding TonB-dependent receptor — MFQKALLMVFGLFLFFYMSGWGQKKTRQERITISGTHTLRKVFDIIYDQSGIQITYNNQVLNDREKVSLEITNSTIDDVLQQVLKGKNIVWVREEKFISIKSSVQKNNSQANRTDAGFNISGIVQSPDGKNLAGATVMIKGTGNGTASDNMGRFSLNNVAPNSKLTISYTGYISQEIVILNTSDLTIVMHPADNSLEETVVVAYGTTTKRGNTSAVTVVKGETIANLPNRSIDRSLQGQVPGLLITAGSGAPGGGTSNFVLRGVGTGADLRLMGGIVRQPLIVIDGVPTSSVNTVQYQTGSNQASYTNPLAQFNPDDIEAISILKDAAAIALYGSKASNGVVLISTKKGKIGKSSFALHHQTDIANPLTYSDKMLNQDEYLALLKEAYVASNPSQWTDAAIEADLKTKFPTYVNESGDKVFYSQPDWFDAIYRKSAITVTNEISNSGGGEKNQYYFSLGHTTQKGTVKHTGFDRIAVRYNFANQPVKWLNFGLNSTITYTSQNYLKSGSEEQSNSGNGFAYTISPLNPVRLQNNQYNLYPFVSSGLTYNNPVAELDYNINRTQSYRGLANFYAQANITRNVTIRTLLGADILFAQVKEKIDPRLSVSFNPPGVGLINQSDPFSSRIINTNTFQYSNTFNNSNTVELLFGQEAQIEKSAFFNGSKQGLSVPYLTDLSAASTISDLNGSESKSTLLSYFAQGNYNYMAKYYFSTSFRRDGSSKFGTKNQYGNYWSIGMGWVLSEEKFLKTDWVNFLKLRGSVGTSGNSASLSSTVRYDLVSPSALYNNTAAATITPGNPEVEWEKTFNHDIGLEFTLFGKALSGTVDWYYRRISDLLYSFMLPGTSGATSVMQNIGEMENKGWEIALQANLVKSPNFNWNLQANWSTNKNKLIKASSPLSVTQFVADKEGENFNSYYLVKWAGVDPTDGKPQWYDLEGKITKTYAIANKQIVGKPQPDGFGGVTNNFNYKNWDLSFLFYYQYGYQIYDFAKSSLLNDGGTASNAYSNQIREALDRWQKPGDKSPNPRRILNNTDGGSSNASTRFLSDGDYIRLKNISLGYQLPAHTLHKIKLSNLRVYLQGNNLFLITKFNGFDPENVGVGYAQTPYPQSRSFSIGLDAKF, encoded by the coding sequence ATGTTTCAGAAAGCACTACTAATGGTGTTCGGCTTATTCCTGTTTTTCTATATGTCAGGTTGGGGACAAAAGAAAACCAGACAGGAGCGAATAACAATTTCAGGAACGCACACTCTAAGAAAAGTTTTTGACATTATCTATGACCAGTCAGGCATTCAAATCACCTATAATAACCAGGTATTAAATGATCGCGAAAAGGTTAGTTTAGAAATAACAAATAGTACCATCGACGATGTGCTACAACAAGTATTAAAAGGGAAAAATATTGTTTGGGTAAGAGAGGAAAAGTTTATATCTATTAAATCCTCTGTTCAAAAAAACAATAGTCAAGCCAATAGGACAGATGCAGGCTTTAATATATCAGGCATAGTTCAGTCTCCTGACGGAAAAAACTTAGCTGGTGCAACAGTAATGATAAAAGGTACTGGAAACGGCACTGCATCTGACAATATGGGTAGGTTTTCTTTAAACAATGTAGCTCCCAATTCTAAGTTAACAATTTCTTATACAGGATACATTTCGCAGGAGATTGTTATATTAAATACATCGGATTTGACAATAGTTATGCACCCTGCAGATAATTCACTTGAAGAAACGGTTGTAGTTGCATATGGTACTACCACAAAAAGAGGTAATACAAGTGCTGTTACTGTTGTAAAGGGTGAAACCATAGCTAACCTGCCTAACAGATCAATTGATCGTAGTCTTCAGGGGCAGGTTCCAGGCTTACTAATAACTGCTGGAAGCGGAGCACCAGGAGGCGGAACAAGTAATTTTGTGTTACGAGGCGTTGGCACTGGTGCCGACCTGAGATTAATGGGAGGAATTGTTAGACAACCACTTATAGTAATTGATGGAGTACCAACATCTTCAGTTAATACTGTCCAATATCAAACCGGATCGAATCAGGCATCCTATACTAATCCGCTTGCACAGTTCAATCCAGATGATATTGAAGCTATATCCATTCTGAAAGATGCCGCCGCCATAGCCCTATATGGATCCAAAGCCAGTAACGGCGTGGTCTTAATATCAACCAAGAAAGGGAAAATTGGCAAATCTTCGTTCGCTTTACATCATCAAACTGATATTGCCAACCCACTCACCTATTCAGATAAGATGTTGAATCAAGATGAATATTTAGCCTTATTAAAAGAAGCTTACGTTGCTTCTAATCCATCCCAATGGACTGATGCTGCTATTGAAGCAGACTTAAAAACCAAATTTCCTACGTATGTAAACGAATCAGGTGATAAAGTATTTTATAGTCAACCTGACTGGTTTGATGCTATTTATAGGAAAAGTGCAATTACTGTAACCAACGAAATATCTAACTCCGGCGGTGGCGAGAAGAATCAATATTATTTCAGTTTGGGTCATACTACCCAAAAGGGCACAGTTAAACACACAGGCTTTGACAGAATTGCGGTTCGTTATAATTTTGCTAACCAACCTGTCAAATGGTTAAACTTTGGGCTTAATTCTACGATAACTTATACAAGTCAGAACTATCTTAAAAGCGGATCGGAAGAGCAGTCAAATTCAGGAAATGGTTTCGCCTACACTATATCACCCTTAAATCCGGTTAGACTACAAAACAATCAATATAACCTATATCCCTTCGTAAGTAGTGGTCTCACGTACAACAATCCGGTCGCCGAATTAGATTATAATATTAACAGAACCCAGTCTTACAGAGGATTAGCAAATTTTTATGCGCAGGCAAATATTACAAGAAATGTTACAATACGAACACTTTTAGGGGCTGACATATTGTTTGCACAGGTCAAAGAAAAGATTGATCCTAGATTATCCGTTAGCTTCAATCCACCAGGTGTTGGCCTGATTAACCAATCTGATCCCTTTTCCTCCAGGATTATTAACACAAATACTTTTCAATATAGTAATACCTTTAACAATTCAAATACAGTAGAATTACTGTTTGGACAAGAAGCTCAAATTGAGAAAAGCGCATTCTTCAATGGTTCAAAACAAGGCCTTTCTGTACCATATTTAACCGACCTTTCGGCTGCATCTACTATCTCTGATTTAAATGGAAGTGAGAGCAAATCGACTCTTTTGTCTTATTTCGCTCAGGGAAATTATAACTACATGGCTAAGTATTACTTTTCGACCAGTTTTCGCCGTGACGGTTCATCTAAGTTTGGAACTAAAAATCAGTATGGCAATTATTGGTCAATTGGAATGGGCTGGGTACTTTCAGAAGAGAAATTCCTCAAAACTGATTGGGTAAACTTTCTAAAGCTAAGAGGAAGCGTTGGTACTTCAGGCAACTCTGCATCCCTCAGTTCAACCGTTAGATACGACTTGGTAAGTCCAAGCGCTTTATATAATAACACTGCCGCTGCGACAATTACCCCAGGAAATCCCGAAGTAGAATGGGAAAAGACTTTTAATCATGACATTGGTCTTGAATTCACGCTATTCGGGAAAGCTTTATCGGGAACAGTGGATTGGTATTACAGGCGCATTTCTGATTTGCTGTATAGCTTTATGCTACCAGGTACATCCGGTGCTACATCTGTTATGCAAAATATTGGTGAAATGGAGAATAAAGGTTGGGAAATAGCTCTACAAGCGAACTTAGTCAAATCGCCAAACTTTAATTGGAACCTTCAGGCCAACTGGAGCACTAATAAAAACAAACTCATAAAAGCCAGTTCTCCTTTATCAGTTACACAGTTCGTCGCGGATAAAGAAGGAGAGAATTTTAATTCATACTATTTAGTTAAATGGGCAGGTGTAGATCCCACTGACGGAAAGCCACAGTGGTATGATTTAGAAGGCAAAATCACAAAGACGTATGCAATTGCAAATAAGCAAATTGTAGGCAAACCCCAGCCAGACGGTTTCGGAGGAGTAACAAACAACTTCAATTATAAAAACTGGGATTTATCATTTTTATTCTATTACCAATATGGATACCAGATTTATGATTTTGCTAAAAGCTCATTACTTAATGACGGAGGAACTGCGAGCAATGCTTATTCCAATCAAATACGGGAGGCATTAGATAGATGGCAGAAACCGGGAGATAAATCACCAAATCCAAGAAGAATATTAAACAACACCGATGGAGGAAGCTCAAATGCGTCAACACGTTTTCTGTCAGACGGTGACTACATAAGGCTTAAAAATATTTCATTAGGATACCAACTCCCTGCTCATACACTGCATAAGATAAAGCTCAGTAATCTTCGCGTCTATTTGCAAGGGAACAATCTCTTTCTAATTACGAAGTTCAATGGATTTGATCCTGAAAATGTAGGCGTAGGAT
- a CDS encoding TlpA family protein disulfide reductase encodes MSKISGHIKSEKRIDSIMFYWDANEDIADWHNWVITVPVKEGYFSVSCILKHVAQFAVGYNLNNVFYLEPGDSLHIEIVENKEWDQLTFSGRGAFKCRVQQAADEINTNMIKSENKAKFVCSGLDDYLITSNYYKDLQRVRLAYLESKKDSISEDVYPLVQASILCPLEHYRLSKLDDFVRKYKQFGLTEKDLLAIYDSTVNKSFINKIAYNKNLAYSLSYLSYVHVTAIPNKVKWEMRKSGASVSSLDFTYHNEYLLSKNSYSGMFRERILTRLFRKYIKYVDLSSSFLKSDIEDYLSETGFKSYKEFVKGLYQKSNSFSKGNLAPNFSLVDNFGKKVTLDDFKGKVVLIDFWFTGCHPCAQLVPTLRQIQQHFNDNPNVVIINVSIDKEKEQWLNSLAKGKYSTGLGVCLYTEGKGNRHQIINDYGVQGYPRLVIIDKSARIVRASPPDSRPLGNGQDEIELINRLLK; translated from the coding sequence ATGTCTAAAATTAGTGGTCATATAAAATCAGAAAAAAGGATAGATAGCATTATGTTTTATTGGGATGCTAATGAAGATATTGCTGACTGGCATAATTGGGTGATAACGGTCCCTGTAAAAGAGGGCTATTTCTCCGTCTCCTGTATCTTGAAGCACGTGGCTCAGTTTGCCGTGGGATATAATTTGAATAACGTTTTTTATTTGGAGCCAGGAGATAGTCTTCATATCGAGATTGTCGAAAATAAGGAATGGGATCAACTTACTTTTTCCGGAAGGGGTGCTTTTAAATGCCGTGTTCAACAGGCTGCTGATGAAATAAATACAAACATGATAAAGTCTGAAAATAAGGCTAAGTTCGTATGCTCAGGGTTAGACGATTACCTAATAACATCAAATTATTATAAGGATCTTCAAAGGGTGAGATTGGCTTATCTTGAAAGTAAGAAAGATTCTATTTCTGAGGATGTTTATCCGCTAGTTCAGGCCTCAATACTGTGTCCACTTGAACATTACCGGTTGAGCAAGTTAGATGATTTCGTAAGGAAATATAAACAATTCGGCTTAACAGAGAAGGATTTGCTCGCAATTTATGATTCAACTGTAAATAAGTCCTTCATTAACAAGATTGCTTATAATAAGAATTTAGCTTATTCCCTTTCATATTTGTCATACGTTCATGTAACTGCCATTCCTAATAAAGTGAAGTGGGAAATGAGGAAATCCGGAGCTTCTGTTAGTAGTTTAGATTTTACTTATCATAATGAGTACCTGTTGTCCAAAAATAGCTATTCAGGAATGTTTAGGGAAAGAATTTTAACCAGGTTGTTTAGAAAATACATAAAGTACGTTGACTTAAGCTCCAGTTTTCTAAAAAGCGACATTGAAGATTATTTATCAGAGACTGGTTTTAAAAGCTACAAAGAATTTGTAAAAGGTCTTTACCAGAAGTCTAATTCATTTTCTAAGGGTAATCTGGCACCTAACTTTTCTTTGGTTGATAACTTTGGCAAGAAAGTAACATTAGACGATTTCAAAGGTAAGGTAGTTTTAATTGACTTCTGGTTTACAGGATGCCATCCGTGTGCTCAGCTAGTTCCCACTCTTAGGCAAATACAACAACATTTTAATGATAATCCGAATGTTGTAATTATAAATGTCTCTATAGATAAGGAGAAGGAACAATGGTTGAACAGCTTAGCTAAAGGCAAATACTCTACTGGCTTAGGTGTATGTTTATACACAGAAGGAAAGGGTAATCGTCATCAGATCATAAATGATTATGGCGTTCAGGGATATCCGCGTCTCGTAATTATTGATAAATCGGCCAGGATTGTCAGGGCATCTCCTCCGGATTCAAGACCCCTAGGAAATGGGCAAGATGAAATTGAACTGATTAATAGACTACTTAAGTAA
- a CDS encoding FecR family protein has product MYDEEKARIDALLFRQYLGELTAEEEEELNQLLLQHPEAKAMQEAMQEKIRRGVLDAQPALRDTSGQWATLHPHLEHIRRKQAIKRTTLVAAASIVAIIGIGSIFYFNRSSGDQPVLAKANEPIKATGIQLKLANGQAYDLTQANRQVIQAGDAKLVASNQGLSLPASATPPTGWNELTVPAKMDYAITLPDGSKVRLNSATRLRFPLAFTGKSREVYVEGEAYFTIAANASQPFIVHTSSADVQVLGTEFNINTYQQGKIKTALVNGAVAVAAGRQKVVLQPGKEAVVNNGENISIQEFESRSTLSWMKGIYFFYEAPVEDIARMIERWFDIQVVIDDPELNKVTFTGHLDKKKELDLFLTVLSNTGDIYYRYEGKVLHLSK; this is encoded by the coding sequence ATGTACGATGAAGAAAAAGCCCGCATAGATGCCCTATTATTCAGGCAGTATCTTGGTGAACTTACGGCAGAAGAAGAGGAAGAATTAAACCAGCTATTGCTCCAGCATCCTGAAGCAAAAGCTATGCAGGAAGCCATGCAGGAAAAGATCCGCCGGGGTGTACTTGATGCGCAGCCCGCTTTGCGCGACACCAGTGGCCAATGGGCAACGCTTCATCCACATCTTGAGCATATTCGCAGAAAACAAGCTATAAAGCGCACTACCTTGGTGGCAGCCGCCAGTATTGTTGCGATCATCGGCATAGGCTCTATTTTCTACTTTAACCGCTCCTCCGGTGATCAACCTGTTCTAGCAAAAGCAAATGAACCAATAAAGGCAACGGGCATACAACTCAAGCTCGCTAACGGGCAAGCATACGACCTTACCCAGGCCAATCGCCAGGTAATACAGGCAGGCGATGCTAAACTAGTTGCCAGCAACCAGGGGCTAAGCCTTCCCGCATCCGCCACACCGCCTACCGGCTGGAACGAACTTACTGTACCTGCAAAGATGGACTACGCCATCACACTGCCAGACGGCTCAAAGGTGCGGCTCAACTCCGCCACCCGGCTGCGGTTCCCTTTAGCCTTTACCGGAAAAAGCCGGGAGGTATATGTAGAGGGCGAAGCCTATTTTACCATAGCAGCCAATGCCAGTCAGCCGTTCATCGTACACACTTCGTCGGCTGATGTGCAGGTGCTGGGTACCGAATTCAATATTAATACCTACCAACAAGGCAAAATAAAAACCGCGCTCGTTAACGGCGCCGTAGCCGTAGCGGCAGGCCGCCAGAAGGTAGTTCTCCAGCCCGGAAAAGAAGCCGTGGTTAACAACGGCGAGAATATCTCCATACAGGAATTCGAAAGCCGGTCAACCCTTAGCTGGATGAAGGGCATCTACTTCTTTTATGAAGCGCCCGTTGAAGACATCGCCCGTATGATCGAGCGGTGGTTTGATATACAGGTAGTGATCGACGATCCGGAACTGAACAAGGTGACCTTCACAGGCCACCTTGATAAAAAGAAAGAGCTGGATCTGTTTCTTACTGTTCTCTCAAATACCGGGGATATTTATTACCGGTACGAAGGAAAGGTGCTGCACCTGAGCAAGTAG
- a CDS encoding DUF4221 family protein encodes MRPIKFYKILIEVIACLFFLVACQYEKPIKETNVAEFSPNYDSIQVIITKDTIKLAVDSTTSNRFAYFNCQQVGNDLIFAFLDLNKRFYHIYDLKKEKCLAKLDMRRLMVQNRNISSTKVFFKNFDSIYVYADMHIFLVDSLLTVRDSIKLLNRPFRASTFFINGKQPVFLSNVMYAPAFPTLDPRERKDRKKWRTMYKIDWSKHQSFLLHGITEEFVDSIYDKGLLSPFYSYDRKKQYFVFSLPADSSIEVTDFKSFAIKYPAGSKYIKGNTSSYLADDFKGSENSHKALLQRNTYGQIYHDTFANYYLRVAEQKITDANYISKRLIKDRSLIILDSQFKIVGESIIDHSVDIGSLLVTPRGIYAPVHRDAAEDTIYLVRLDYSYKPSKIQAAIK; translated from the coding sequence ATGAGACCGATCAAGTTCTATAAAATTCTGATAGAAGTAATTGCTTGTCTGTTCTTTTTAGTTGCTTGTCAATATGAGAAGCCCATCAAAGAAACTAATGTTGCTGAATTCAGTCCAAATTATGATAGTATACAGGTAATCATTACGAAGGATACAATAAAGCTGGCAGTGGATTCAACGACATCTAACAGATTCGCTTATTTCAATTGTCAACAGGTAGGTAATGATCTAATATTTGCTTTTTTAGATTTAAACAAAAGATTTTATCATATTTACGATCTTAAAAAAGAAAAATGCCTGGCTAAGTTGGATATGCGGCGGCTTATGGTTCAAAACAGGAATATTTCCAGTACCAAGGTTTTCTTCAAAAATTTTGACAGTATTTACGTTTATGCAGACATGCACATTTTCCTAGTGGATAGCCTATTAACTGTGCGAGATAGCATTAAGTTGCTTAATAGGCCCTTCAGAGCCTCTACATTTTTTATAAACGGGAAACAGCCTGTATTTTTGAGTAATGTAATGTATGCACCGGCCTTTCCAACACTGGACCCTAGAGAACGAAAGGATCGTAAGAAATGGAGAACTATGTATAAAATCGATTGGAGTAAACATCAATCTTTTTTATTACATGGCATCACTGAGGAGTTTGTAGATAGTATTTACGATAAAGGTTTATTATCGCCGTTTTACAGTTACGATCGTAAAAAGCAGTATTTTGTCTTTAGCCTGCCCGCTGACAGCAGTATAGAAGTCACGGATTTTAAGAGCTTTGCCATCAAGTACCCAGCAGGAAGCAAGTATATCAAAGGTAATACATCGTCTTATCTTGCTGATGATTTTAAGGGAAGCGAAAACAGCCATAAAGCGCTTCTGCAGAGAAATACTTATGGTCAGATATATCATGACACCTTTGCTAATTATTACTTACGCGTAGCAGAGCAGAAAATTACCGATGCAAACTACATTTCAAAAAGACTTATTAAGGATCGGAGCTTAATTATTCTTGATAGTCAATTTAAGATAGTAGGAGAATCCATTATAGATCATTCTGTAGATATTGGTTCTTTACTGGTGACTCCCCGAGGAATATATGCTCCTGTTCACCGTGATGCCGCGGAGGATACTATCTACTTGGTTAGGTTGGATTATTCTTACAAACCATCTAAGATTCAGGCAGCTATCAAATAA
- a CDS encoding helix-turn-helix domain-containing protein: MRLHVHPSNLPDPGIVAKPPPSVRAFIIPWAQIDYRTYSFGSILRQHFRSRHFTIYHFLFDVVKPTLVELHCSQPYVALQFTLVGKCYGKLLGGMNYVAEEGKTILFYLAKGIHNGTIETGRYQSILIQFNLMMLTELAEDMPFLEKLRERLLTLAGKGDQLPPLPISYFMAGVIDKMLKSRLTNGALNLALKTGIFELVGLYNQALTSSEYTTNLPAVQHKDKLVDMYNTILYRPNIRSCKLSVFSQKYFLSQVTLSRYFNQLFQVHVADFVLEQVMKKATWLLLNTDNPIADIAEELGYSSVSNFSRAFTEYSGHSPMQLRRRKE, from the coding sequence ATGAGATTGCACGTACATCCCTCTAACCTGCCCGACCCTGGCATTGTAGCAAAGCCGCCTCCATCTGTTCGCGCCTTCATTATCCCCTGGGCGCAGATCGATTACCGGACGTACAGCTTTGGAAGTATTCTTCGCCAGCATTTTAGAAGCAGGCATTTTACGATCTATCACTTCTTATTTGATGTGGTTAAACCCACGCTGGTGGAGCTGCATTGCTCTCAGCCTTATGTAGCCTTGCAATTTACGCTCGTTGGCAAATGTTATGGCAAACTACTGGGAGGTATGAATTATGTGGCGGAGGAAGGGAAAACAATTCTGTTCTACCTGGCGAAAGGCATCCATAACGGCACGATTGAAACGGGCCGGTATCAAAGCATATTGATTCAGTTCAACCTGATGATGCTTACAGAGCTGGCAGAGGATATGCCCTTCCTGGAAAAGCTGCGGGAACGGTTGTTGACACTGGCAGGCAAAGGCGATCAGCTCCCTCCCCTGCCCATCAGCTATTTTATGGCGGGTGTAATTGATAAGATGTTAAAGAGCCGCCTCACCAACGGAGCACTTAACCTGGCATTAAAAACAGGCATCTTTGAGCTGGTAGGCCTTTACAACCAGGCGTTGACTAGTAGCGAGTACACAACCAACCTCCCTGCTGTTCAACACAAGGATAAGCTGGTGGACATGTACAATACGATCCTGTACCGGCCCAATATACGTAGCTGTAAGCTATCGGTATTTTCGCAGAAGTACTTTTTAAGCCAGGTAACGCTAAGCCGCTATTTTAACCAGCTTTTTCAGGTGCATGTTGCCGATTTTGTTCTGGAGCAGGTGATGAAGAAGGCCACCTGGCTGCTATTGAACACAGATAACCCGATTGCTGATATTGCGGAAGAATTGGGCTATTCTTCCGTATCCAACTTTTCCCGTGCCTTTACGGAGTATAGCGGCCACTCGCCTATGCAACTGCGAAGAAGGAAGGAATAG